From Streptomyces asiaticus, one genomic window encodes:
- a CDS encoding SCO2322 family protein: MACAAPAQAADGYRYWSFWQRGGDDGSWSYATQGPSSARPGDGDMIGFRFAVSADSDDATRPRGMADFAAVCADTPATDGTKRVAVVIDFGTATDAPDRRTPPAPRTECARVGEDASAGEALAAVAKPLRYNSAALLCAISGYPETGCGDKVSTSVDAHAAPKGDGGKAGDGGSGPSAGLIGGLAAVVLLGAAAVWQARRRRG; this comes from the coding sequence ATGGCCTGCGCGGCGCCCGCGCAGGCCGCGGACGGGTACCGCTACTGGTCGTTCTGGCAGCGGGGCGGGGACGACGGCAGTTGGAGCTATGCCACGCAGGGGCCCTCCTCGGCACGGCCCGGTGATGGCGACATGATCGGCTTCCGCTTCGCGGTCAGCGCGGACTCCGACGACGCCACCCGGCCGCGCGGCATGGCCGATTTCGCCGCCGTCTGCGCCGACACCCCGGCCACGGACGGCACCAAACGCGTCGCGGTGGTCATCGACTTCGGCACGGCCACCGACGCACCCGACCGCCGGACGCCGCCCGCGCCCCGTACCGAGTGCGCACGGGTCGGCGAGGACGCGTCCGCCGGGGAGGCGCTCGCCGCCGTCGCGAAGCCGCTGCGCTACAACTCCGCCGCGCTGCTCTGCGCCATCTCCGGCTACCCGGAGACGGGCTGCGGGGACAAGGTGAGCACCTCCGTGGACGCCCACGCCGCCCCGAAGGGTGACGGCGGCAAGGCGGGCGACGGCGGCTCGGGCCCCTCGGCCGGGCTGATCGGCGGGCTCGCCGCCGTCGTGCTGCTCGGCGCCGCGGCGGTCTGGCAGGCGCGCCGCCGTCGCGGATGA
- a CDS encoding aldehyde dehydrogenase yields MNDLIEHGQLFIGGALADPAGEDTIEVVSPHTEQIIGRVPHASRADVDRAVAAARTAFDEGPWARTSLDERIAVVTRIKDAIAVRHEEIARVISAQNGSPYSWSVLAQALGAMMVWDAAITVARDFVFEERRAGVLGPLLVRREPVGVVAAVVPWNVPQFVAAAKLAPALLAGCSVILKPSPETPLDSYILAEIAAEAGLPEGVLSILPADREVSEYLVGHPGVDKVSFTGSVAAGKRVMEVASRRLTRVTLELGGKSAAVILPDADLEAAVAGIVPNAWMNNGQACVAQTRILAPRARYDEIAERFAAAASALVVGDPLDPATQVGPLVARRQQQRSLDYIALGQREGAKVLTGGGRPEAQRTGWYVEPTLFGDVGNDMRIAREEIFGPVICLLPYGDEEEAARIANDSEYGLSGSVWTADVGHGIDFARRVRTGTYSVNTFSLDMLGPFGGYKNSGLGREFGPEGFSAYLEHKMIHLPQGWDGEPS; encoded by the coding sequence ATGAACGACCTCATCGAGCACGGGCAGCTCTTCATCGGCGGCGCGCTGGCCGATCCGGCGGGCGAGGACACCATCGAGGTCGTCTCGCCGCACACCGAGCAGATCATCGGCCGGGTGCCGCACGCCTCCCGCGCCGATGTGGACCGGGCGGTCGCGGCGGCGCGGACGGCGTTCGACGAGGGCCCCTGGGCCCGGACGAGCCTGGACGAGCGGATCGCGGTGGTCACCCGGATCAAGGACGCCATCGCCGTACGCCATGAGGAGATCGCCCGGGTCATCAGCGCGCAGAACGGCTCCCCGTACTCCTGGAGCGTCCTCGCCCAGGCGCTCGGCGCGATGATGGTGTGGGACGCGGCCATCACCGTGGCCCGCGACTTCGTCTTCGAGGAGCGGCGGGCCGGGGTGCTCGGCCCGCTGCTGGTGCGGCGGGAGCCGGTCGGAGTGGTCGCGGCCGTGGTGCCGTGGAACGTACCGCAGTTCGTGGCGGCCGCGAAGCTGGCGCCCGCGCTGCTCGCGGGGTGCTCGGTGATCCTCAAGCCGTCCCCCGAGACACCGCTGGACTCCTACATCCTGGCGGAGATCGCGGCCGAGGCGGGGCTGCCCGAGGGGGTGCTGTCGATCCTTCCGGCCGACCGCGAGGTCAGCGAGTACCTGGTCGGCCACCCGGGCGTGGACAAGGTGTCGTTCACCGGCTCGGTCGCGGCCGGCAAGCGGGTGATGGAGGTGGCCTCGCGCCGGCTGACCCGGGTCACGCTGGAGCTGGGCGGCAAGTCGGCCGCGGTGATCCTGCCGGACGCGGACCTGGAGGCGGCCGTCGCCGGGATCGTGCCCAACGCCTGGATGAACAACGGTCAGGCGTGTGTGGCCCAGACCCGGATCCTCGCGCCGCGCGCCCGCTACGACGAGATCGCCGAGCGGTTCGCGGCCGCCGCCTCCGCCCTGGTCGTCGGCGACCCGCTGGATCCGGCCACTCAGGTCGGGCCGCTGGTGGCGCGGCGGCAGCAGCAGCGGTCGCTGGACTACATCGCGCTGGGGCAGCGGGAGGGCGCCAAGGTGCTGACCGGCGGCGGCCGTCCGGAGGCCCAGCGGACCGGCTGGTACGTGGAGCCCACGCTCTTCGGCGATGTCGGCAACGACATGCGGATCGCCCGTGAGGAGATCTTCGGCCCGGTGATCTGTCTGCTGCCGTACGGGGACGAGGAGGAGGCGGCCCGGATCGCCAATGACTCCGAGTACGGGCTGTCCGGCTCCGTCTGGACGGCGGACGTCGGGCACGGCATCGACTTCGCACGGCGCGTCCGCACCGGCACCTACTCGGTCAACACCTTCAGCCTCGACATGCTCGGGCCGTTCGGCGGCTACAAGAACTCCGGTCTGGGCAGGGAGTTCGGCCCGGAGGGGTTCTCCGCGTATCTGGAGCACAAGATGATCCACCTGCCCCAGGGCTGGGACGGGGAGCCGAGCTGA
- a CDS encoding cytochrome P450 → MTSPTRDSDPTPGPTADPTPPPGCPAHSGQAPTGAGLESLHGPEFAADPSATYARLRAHGRIAPVELAPGVPVSLVTSYQTALDILRGPETFSKDARHWQALTDGTIPMDNPVVPMMMYRPNALCSDGEEHHRLRAAISDTLDRLDIHALRRYVERSADFLIDLFGPRGEADLLKEYSARLPLLVFNQLFGCPPELSDKLVRALSALFDVTEDSEQANALLAETLFQLIALKRENPGPDMTSWLIAHPAELTDEELIHQIVVLVGAGTQPQQNLICNGLLLLLSDERFRGDLAGGTMLIEDALNEVLWKDPPLANFCVHYPRHDVTVDGIRLPKGDPVVISLAAANNDPYLLSNRRGNRAHLAWSAGPHTCPAKDPAQLIASVAIEKLLDRLPDLELAVPAETLEWRPGPFHRALAALPVRFPRTAAKSDEALAEMAAAATAAISGAVGRTPTVARADAPDEGSGETPATASTTTEPRPEPESGAEHEARRRWWKSLAQWWRRG, encoded by the coding sequence GTGACGAGCCCCACCCGTGATTCCGACCCGACTCCAGGTCCGACGGCCGACCCGACGCCGCCCCCGGGCTGCCCCGCACACTCCGGTCAGGCCCCGACCGGGGCAGGGCTCGAGTCGCTGCACGGCCCCGAGTTCGCCGCCGACCCGTCCGCCACCTACGCCCGGCTGCGGGCACACGGGCGGATCGCGCCCGTGGAGCTGGCGCCCGGCGTCCCCGTCTCGCTCGTCACCAGCTATCAGACCGCGCTGGACATCCTGCGCGGCCCCGAGACGTTCTCCAAGGACGCGCGCCACTGGCAGGCGCTCACCGATGGCACCATCCCCATGGACAACCCCGTGGTGCCGATGATGATGTACCGGCCGAACGCGCTGTGCAGCGACGGCGAGGAGCATCACCGGCTGCGCGCGGCGATCTCCGACACCCTCGACCGCCTGGACATCCACGCGCTGCGCCGCTACGTGGAGCGGAGCGCCGACTTCCTGATCGACCTCTTCGGCCCCAGGGGCGAGGCCGATCTGCTCAAGGAGTACTCCGCCCGGCTCCCCCTGCTCGTCTTCAACCAGCTCTTCGGCTGCCCGCCCGAGCTCAGCGACAAGCTGGTCCGGGCGCTCTCGGCGCTCTTCGACGTCACCGAGGACTCCGAGCAGGCCAACGCGCTCCTCGCGGAGACCCTCTTCCAGCTCATCGCCCTCAAGCGGGAGAATCCGGGCCCGGACATGACGTCCTGGCTGATCGCCCACCCCGCCGAGCTCACCGACGAGGAGCTGATCCACCAGATCGTCGTCCTCGTCGGCGCGGGCACCCAGCCCCAGCAGAACCTGATCTGCAACGGGCTGTTGCTCCTGCTGTCCGACGAACGGTTCCGGGGCGATCTCGCGGGCGGCACCATGCTGATCGAGGACGCGCTCAACGAGGTCCTGTGGAAGGACCCGCCGCTGGCCAACTTCTGCGTCCACTACCCGCGCCACGACGTCACGGTCGACGGAATCCGGCTGCCCAAGGGCGACCCCGTCGTCATCAGCCTGGCCGCCGCCAACAATGACCCGTACCTGCTCTCCAACCGGCGCGGCAACCGGGCCCATCTGGCGTGGAGCGCGGGCCCGCACACCTGCCCCGCGAAGGACCCGGCCCAGCTGATCGCCTCCGTCGCCATCGAGAAGCTGCTCGACCGCCTGCCCGATCTCGAACTCGCCGTTCCCGCCGAGACGTTGGAGTGGCGACCCGGCCCCTTCCACCGGGCCCTGGCCGCGCTGCCGGTGCGCTTCCCGCGGACCGCCGCCAAGTCCGACGAGGCACTGGCCGAGATGGCGGCGGCAGCGACCGCGGCCATCTCGGGTGCCGTGGGCCGGACGCCCACGGTCGCCCGCGCGGACGCCCCGGACGAAGGCTCCGGCGAGACCCCGGCCACCGCGTCCACCACCACGGAGCCGCGACCGGAGCCCGAATCCGGCGCCGAGCACGAGGCCCGGCGCCGCTGGTGGAAGTCCCTGGCCCAGTGGTGGCGCCGCGGATAG
- a CDS encoding response regulator transcription factor: protein MIRLLLVHESGLLRSALASVIGAEPDIEAAACSWRDARSRARSLQPQVCVVDTDSPAADKAARKGEWGKFVAAASREGGDCGLLVLVNSERPGPLRRAHEARALGYVDKDAPPQRLVEAIRQVAKKERYVDDALGYGFLQAAKIPLTERELGVLSLAADGASIPEIARTLHLSTGTIRNYLAAITRKTGARNRVDAIRISQCEGWV from the coding sequence GTGATCCGGTTACTTCTGGTACACGAGTCAGGATTGCTGCGATCAGCCCTGGCATCCGTGATAGGGGCCGAACCAGACATCGAGGCGGCAGCGTGCTCCTGGCGCGACGCGCGTAGCAGAGCCCGTTCCTTGCAGCCGCAGGTGTGCGTGGTGGACACGGACAGCCCGGCGGCCGACAAGGCGGCACGGAAGGGCGAGTGGGGGAAGTTCGTGGCCGCCGCCTCTCGGGAGGGCGGGGACTGCGGACTGCTGGTGCTGGTCAACTCGGAGCGGCCGGGCCCACTGCGCCGCGCGCATGAGGCCCGGGCGCTCGGCTACGTGGACAAGGACGCACCGCCGCAACGGCTGGTCGAGGCCATACGGCAGGTGGCGAAGAAGGAGCGGTACGTGGACGACGCGCTCGGCTACGGCTTCCTCCAGGCGGCCAAGATCCCGCTGACCGAGCGGGAGTTGGGCGTGCTGTCGCTGGCCGCCGACGGCGCCTCCATACCGGAGATCGCCCGTACGCTGCACCTGTCCACCGGGACGATCCGCAACTACCTGGCCGCGATCACCCGGAAGACCGGGGCGCGCAACCGCGTGGACGCCATACGGATATCGCAGTGCGAGGGCTGGGTCTGA
- a CDS encoding ABC transporter ATP-binding protein: MIRFEQVSVHYDGAARPALAGVDLTVPEGELCLLVGPSGVGKSTLLGAVSGLVPHFTGGTLRGRVTVAGRDTRTHKPRELADVVGTVGQDPLAHFVTDTVEDELAYGMESLGIAPDTMRRRVEETLDLLGLAELRDRPIATLSGGQRQRVAIGSVLTTHPRVLVLDEPTSALDPAAAEEVLAVLQRLVHDLGTTVLMAEHRLERVAQYADQMILLPSPGAAPLTGAPAELLPVSPVQPPVVALGALAGWPAPVPLSVRDARRKAGPLRERLAPLAPRPVADPPPGGPVGEVARLSVRHGRVAALRGVDLTVRPGETVALMGRNGAGKSTLLASLVGLYEPASGSVRVGPDRVVPHRTRPAQLLRQVGLVPQEPRDLLYADTVAAECAAADQDAGAAPGTCRELVGRLLPEVADTAHPRDLSEGQRLALALSVILTARPPLLLLDEPTRGLDYAAKARLVEVVRGLAADGHATVLATHDVELAAELAHRVVILAEGEVVADGPTAEVVVSSPAFAPQVAKVLAPLPWLTVPQVREALALEEAP; this comes from the coding sequence GTGATCCGCTTCGAGCAGGTGTCGGTCCACTACGACGGCGCGGCGCGGCCCGCCCTCGCGGGGGTGGATCTGACCGTTCCCGAGGGCGAGCTGTGTCTGCTCGTGGGCCCGTCCGGGGTCGGCAAGTCGACACTCCTCGGCGCCGTCTCCGGCCTCGTACCGCATTTCACCGGTGGCACCCTGCGCGGCCGCGTCACCGTCGCGGGCCGGGACACCCGTACCCACAAGCCGCGTGAACTCGCCGACGTCGTCGGCACCGTGGGCCAGGATCCGCTCGCGCACTTCGTCACCGACACCGTCGAGGACGAGCTGGCGTACGGCATGGAGTCGCTCGGCATCGCGCCGGACACCATGCGCCGCCGGGTCGAGGAGACGCTGGACCTGCTGGGCCTCGCCGAGTTGCGGGACCGTCCCATCGCCACGCTCTCCGGCGGGCAGCGGCAGCGCGTGGCGATCGGCTCGGTGCTCACCACCCACCCCCGCGTCCTCGTGCTCGACGAGCCGACCTCCGCGCTGGACCCGGCCGCGGCCGAGGAGGTGCTGGCCGTGCTTCAGCGGCTGGTGCACGACCTGGGCACCACGGTCCTGATGGCCGAACACCGCCTCGAGCGCGTGGCGCAGTACGCGGACCAGATGATCCTGCTCCCCTCCCCCGGCGCCGCCCCGCTGACCGGCGCACCGGCCGAACTGCTGCCGGTGTCGCCCGTCCAGCCGCCCGTGGTGGCGCTGGGCGCCCTCGCGGGGTGGCCGGCCCCGGTGCCGCTGTCCGTGCGGGACGCCCGGCGCAAGGCGGGACCGCTGCGCGAGCGACTGGCGCCGCTCGCCCCGCGGCCGGTGGCCGACCCGCCGCCGGGCGGGCCGGTGGGCGAGGTGGCGCGGCTGTCCGTACGCCACGGCCGGGTGGCGGCGCTGCGCGGGGTGGACCTGACGGTGCGGCCGGGCGAGACGGTGGCGCTGATGGGGCGCAATGGCGCGGGCAAGTCCACGCTTCTGGCCAGCCTGGTCGGGCTGTACGAACCCGCCTCGGGCTCGGTGCGGGTCGGCCCGGACCGGGTCGTACCGCACCGCACCCGCCCCGCCCAACTGCTGCGCCAAGTGGGCCTCGTACCGCAGGAGCCGCGCGATCTGCTCTACGCGGACACGGTCGCCGCCGAATGCGCGGCGGCCGACCAGGACGCGGGCGCGGCGCCCGGCACCTGCCGTGAGCTGGTCGGCCGGCTGCTGCCGGAGGTGGCGGACACCGCCCACCCGCGCGATCTGTCGGAGGGGCAACGGCTGGCGCTGGCCCTGTCCGTCATCCTCACCGCCCGCCCGCCCCTGCTGCTGCTCGACGAGCCCACGCGCGGGCTCGACTACGCGGCGAAGGCGCGCCTGGTGGAGGTGGTACGCGGGCTGGCCGCGGACGGCCACGCGACCGTACTGGCCACCCACGATGTGGAACTCGCCGCCGAACTCGCCCACCGCGTCGTCATCCTGGCCGAGGGCGAGGTGGTCGCGGACGGCCCCACGGCGGAGGTGGTGGTCTCCTCCCCCGCCTTCGCCCCACAGGTGGCCAAGGTGCTGGCCCCACTGCCGTGGCTGACGGTGCCGCAGGTACGCGAGGCACTGGCTCTGGAAGAAGCGCCATGA
- a CDS encoding GNAT family N-acetyltransferase — MTPTLRTARLLLEPYRPEDEDAFVALFQDRRVCRWLGDGRLAQEAEDRALFGRIFTKVYARRLFDVWAVREDGRYVGHAELKPTEVVGGHEIVYALAPEAWGRGLGTELTGAIVGHGFGTLGLSEVHATVMAANEASLTLLTRLGFTHRRDIEEEDGTTTRCLAVVRDDGRFGDRERWAADGARQVGG; from the coding sequence ATGACCCCGACGCTGCGCACCGCGCGCCTGCTGCTCGAGCCGTACCGGCCCGAGGACGAGGACGCCTTCGTGGCGCTGTTCCAGGACCGGCGGGTGTGCCGCTGGCTGGGGGACGGGAGGCTCGCCCAGGAGGCCGAGGACCGGGCGCTGTTCGGGCGGATCTTCACCAAGGTCTACGCCCGGCGGCTGTTCGACGTATGGGCCGTCCGCGAGGACGGCCGGTACGTCGGCCACGCCGAGCTCAAGCCGACCGAGGTCGTCGGCGGCCACGAGATCGTCTACGCGCTGGCGCCGGAGGCGTGGGGACGCGGCCTGGGGACCGAGCTGACCGGGGCGATCGTCGGCCACGGCTTCGGCACGCTCGGGCTGAGCGAGGTGCACGCCACGGTGATGGCGGCCAACGAGGCGTCGCTGACCCTGCTCACCCGGCTCGGTTTCACGCACCGACGTGATATCGAGGAGGAGGACGGCACGACGACGCGCTGTCTCGCGGTCGTCCGGGACGACGGTCGTTTCGGGGACCGTGAGCGGTGGGCGGCTGACGGCGCCCGACAAGTCGGCGGATAA
- a CDS encoding ferredoxin, with amino-acid sequence MGDRWRIEVDRGVCIGSGMCVSTAPGGFRLDGARQSHPVETEADASEAVLAAAEGCPVEAIVIRLSETGEQVFPPDE; translated from the coding sequence ATGGGGGACCGCTGGCGGATCGAGGTGGACCGCGGCGTGTGCATCGGCTCGGGGATGTGCGTGAGCACCGCCCCCGGCGGCTTCCGGCTCGACGGGGCGCGGCAGTCGCATCCGGTCGAGACGGAGGCCGACGCTTCCGAGGCGGTGCTCGCGGCGGCCGAGGGCTGCCCGGTCGAGGCGATCGTCATCCGGCTGTCGGAAACCGGTGAGCAGGTCTTTCCCCCCGACGAGTAG
- a CDS encoding MBL fold metallo-hydrolase, which translates to MAQVTRVTDHGGGVWSIPVPIPDNPLGHTLVHLLDTDRGPVLIDTGWDDPTAWDTLTAGLAACGASVSDVHGVLVTHHHPDHHGLSGQVREASGAWIAMHTADAQVVRRTREAEPSRWLDYLEEKLAAAGAPEEHLAPLRATRASGRTNLPGQRAALPDREIVPGELLDLAGRRLRAIWTPGHTPGHVCLHLEEAHPAAGEGLPGHGRLFSGDHLLPEITPHIGLYEDPDDMTVTDPLGDYLDSLERVAALAPAEVLPAHQYAFTDAPARVRALLDHHEERLSGLLALLTTPLTPWRLAEAMEWNRPWEQIPFGSRNIAVSEAEAHVRRLVKLGRAEAVPGSNPVMYQAI; encoded by the coding sequence ATGGCGCAGGTGACGCGGGTGACCGACCATGGCGGTGGAGTGTGGAGCATCCCGGTCCCGATCCCCGACAACCCGCTCGGGCACACCCTGGTCCACCTCCTCGACACCGATCGCGGCCCGGTCCTGATCGACACCGGCTGGGACGACCCCACGGCCTGGGACACCCTCACCGCCGGGCTCGCCGCGTGCGGCGCCTCCGTCTCCGACGTCCACGGCGTCCTCGTCACCCATCACCATCCCGACCACCACGGGCTGTCCGGCCAGGTGCGGGAGGCGTCCGGGGCGTGGATCGCCATGCACACCGCCGACGCCCAGGTCGTCCGGCGCACCCGGGAGGCCGAGCCCTCCCGCTGGCTGGACTATCTGGAGGAGAAGCTCGCCGCGGCCGGGGCGCCCGAGGAGCATCTGGCCCCGCTGCGCGCCACCCGCGCGTCCGGCCGTACGAACCTCCCGGGGCAGCGGGCCGCGCTCCCCGACCGCGAGATCGTCCCCGGTGAACTCCTCGATCTGGCGGGCCGCCGGCTGCGAGCCATCTGGACCCCCGGCCACACCCCCGGCCATGTCTGCCTCCACCTCGAAGAGGCCCATCCGGCGGCCGGGGAGGGCCTGCCCGGCCATGGCCGTCTGTTCTCCGGTGACCATCTGCTGCCCGAGATCACCCCCCATATCGGGCTCTACGAGGACCCCGACGACATGACCGTCACCGACCCCCTCGGCGACTACCTCGACTCCCTCGAACGCGTCGCCGCCCTCGCCCCGGCCGAGGTGCTCCCCGCCCATCAGTACGCCTTCACCGACGCCCCGGCGCGGGTGCGCGCGCTGCTGGACCACCATGAGGAGCGGCTGTCCGGGCTGCTGGCGCTGCTCACCACTCCGCTCACCCCGTGGCGGCTCGCCGAGGCCATGGAGTGGAACCGCCCGTGGGAGCAGATCCCCTTCGGCTCCCGCAATATCGCGGTCTCGGAGGCGGAGGCGCACGTGCGCCGGCTGGTGAAGCTGGGCAGGGCGGAAGCGGTGCCGGGTAGCAATCCGGTGATGTACCAAGCGATTTGA
- a CDS encoding prenyltransferase/squalene oxidase repeat-containing protein, which translates to MNIRRSVAALSLCAALGAAAAPAAVADDGQAGRAEGLYGAKDPKFDGVWRQSLALLAQDAVGVTPAKSAIDWLAGQGCADGGFAAYRADTSKACDPKKGEFTDATAAAVQALAAVGGRSGTVEKGIGWLKRHQNEDGGWGMNPGGPSDANSTAAAIGAFAATGQDPAKVTSASGKRAAGKGASGKGGKTPYHALLGLQLDCSAKAEERGAFAYTAAKGKPVANELATASAALAAQGKGFVFETVGKDGGAEPKPLRCEKGKDGADAPKDAAEAALAHLTRVMSDTGMHLKSAMPGAKDQPDLGGTADAVVALAAGEHSAAAGKPLQWLQSKDSGTAAWAKGDPGALAKLILAAHAAGANPRDFGGADLVQQLNATGPKPEAAAPGAESDGNGKSEEKKDDGGGVGGVWWTVGVCAVAGMGIGFLLSGRKRRQL; encoded by the coding sequence ATGAACATTCGCCGCAGCGTGGCGGCTCTTTCCCTCTGCGCCGCACTGGGCGCGGCCGCCGCGCCTGCCGCCGTGGCCGACGACGGCCAGGCCGGGCGTGCCGAGGGGCTCTACGGCGCCAAGGACCCGAAGTTCGACGGGGTGTGGCGGCAGTCGCTGGCGCTGCTGGCCCAGGACGCGGTGGGCGTCACCCCGGCGAAGTCGGCCATCGACTGGCTGGCCGGACAGGGGTGCGCGGACGGCGGCTTCGCGGCGTACCGCGCGGATACGTCCAAGGCGTGCGACCCGAAGAAGGGCGAGTTCACGGACGCGACGGCGGCGGCGGTCCAGGCGCTGGCCGCGGTGGGCGGCCGCTCCGGCACCGTGGAGAAGGGCATCGGCTGGCTGAAGCGCCACCAGAACGAGGACGGCGGCTGGGGCATGAACCCGGGCGGCCCGAGCGACGCCAACTCCACCGCGGCGGCGATCGGCGCCTTCGCCGCCACCGGCCAGGATCCGGCGAAGGTGACGTCGGCCTCGGGCAAGAGGGCCGCGGGCAAGGGGGCCTCGGGCAAGGGCGGCAAGACCCCGTACCACGCACTGCTCGGCCTGCAACTGGACTGCTCGGCGAAGGCCGAGGAGCGCGGGGCGTTCGCGTACACCGCGGCCAAGGGCAAGCCCGTCGCCAATGAGCTGGCCACCGCGAGCGCCGCGCTGGCCGCGCAGGGCAAGGGCTTCGTCTTCGAGACCGTCGGCAAGGACGGCGGCGCCGAGCCGAAGCCGCTGCGCTGCGAGAAGGGGAAGGACGGGGCCGACGCCCCGAAGGACGCCGCCGAGGCCGCCCTGGCCCACCTCACCCGCGTCATGTCCGACACCGGTATGCACCTGAAGTCCGCGATGCCCGGCGCCAAGGACCAGCCCGACCTCGGCGGCACGGCCGACGCGGTGGTGGCGCTCGCCGCCGGGGAGCACAGCGCGGCCGCGGGCAAGCCCCTCCAGTGGCTCCAGAGCAAGGACAGTGGCACGGCGGCCTGGGCCAAGGGCGACCCCGGCGCCCTCGCCAAACTGATCCTCGCGGCCCACGCGGCCGGTGCCAACCCCCGCGACTTCGGCGGCGCCGACCTCGTCCAGCAGCTCAACGCCACCGGCCCGAAGCCCGAGGCGGCGGCCCCGGGCGCGGAGTCGGACGGGAACGGCAAGAGCGAGGAGAAGAAGGACGACGGCGGCGGGGTCGGCGGCGTCTGGTGGACGGTCGGCGTCTGCGCGGTCGCCGGCATGGGCATCGGCTTCCTGCTGAGCGGCCGGAAGAGGCGACAGCTTTGA
- a CDS encoding TetR family transcriptional regulator yields the protein MTAEVKPAALQLTERQEARRRRILHASARLASRGGFDAVQMREVAENSGVALGTLYRYFPSKVHLLVATMQDQLQHMHETLRKRPPTEEEPAARVAQTLMRAFRALQREPHLADAMVRALTFADRSVSPEVDTVSRLTTAIILDAMGLDEAPTAEQLSAVRVIEHTWHSALITWLSGRASIAQVKIDIETVCRLIDLTAPTPAR from the coding sequence ATGACCGCAGAAGTCAAGCCGGCCGCCCTCCAGCTGACCGAGCGGCAGGAGGCGCGCCGCCGGCGCATCCTGCACGCCAGCGCCCGGCTGGCCAGCCGAGGCGGCTTCGACGCGGTCCAGATGCGCGAGGTCGCGGAGAACTCCGGGGTGGCGCTCGGCACCCTCTACCGCTACTTCCCCTCCAAGGTCCATCTGCTGGTCGCCACGATGCAGGATCAGCTCCAGCACATGCACGAGACGCTGCGCAAGCGGCCGCCGACCGAGGAGGAACCGGCCGCCCGGGTCGCCCAGACGCTGATGCGCGCCTTCCGCGCGCTCCAGCGCGAACCCCATCTGGCCGACGCGATGGTGCGCGCGCTCACCTTCGCCGACCGGTCGGTCAGCCCGGAGGTGGACACGGTCTCCCGGCTCACCACCGCGATCATCCTCGACGCGATGGGCCTGGACGAGGCTCCGACGGCCGAGCAGCTCTCGGCGGTCCGCGTCATCGAGCACACCTGGCATTCGGCGCTGATCACCTGGCTCTCCGGGCGTGCCTCGATCGCTCAGGTGAAGATCGACATCGAGACCGTCTGCCGGCTGATCGACCTCACCGCCCCGACCCCGGCCCGATAG